A single Lactuca sativa cultivar Salinas chromosome 8, Lsat_Salinas_v11, whole genome shotgun sequence DNA region contains:
- the LOC111918065 gene encoding uncharacterized protein LOC111918065 isoform X1 produces the protein MMKGGSFGKKKGSSQSQDHDFAQLIFSWSLDDILNDNLYEHQVEKIPLTFQSEEHYFRSFVYPLLEETRTELASSVNMMDKAPRGEVSSFRMAKGKEKMVYDVTVGNWRNTERPKESYRTLPGDLLILTNGEPGSVSDLQSVGSTWAFLLVNNTEDDDSGTPVQFKVAASQKIELHDRISVIFLMNITTQKRIWNSLHKHANLDIIKEILYPDSVVNERCDMCSLGCNSSIQRFDQSLVSKLNESQKAAIMAAISKMECCHKSSVEQIWGPPGTGKTMTVSVMLSIFLQMKCRTLTCAPTNVAIVAVASRVLSLVKESSKTVTASGDSFCSIGDLLLFGNKERLKVGKDIEEIYLDHRIERLTECLGSLSGWKHCIKSMIDLLEDCVSQYHVFVENESFKEEQLTDENKSKTNNLKINSFTEFVRVRFSSFVLPLRKCIITFCTHIPRSFMKPENFQTMVSLLDNLSSLESLLSKKNLVSDELEHLFVSKPLEDDFVNSGHMSSINSVRIMSLSLLKTLQTSLGGLKLPNGSRDAITRFCYERASLIFCTTSTSYKLQKFKIDPLKLLVIDEAAQMKESEAIIPLQIPGMKHAILIGDECQLPATVKSSVSSECGLGRSLFERLSLLGHSKHLLNVQYRMHPTISSFPNRKFYQNKILDAENVTCKSYGRQYLSGPMFGSYSFINIVGGREEGDDVGSKRNMVEVSIVVKIVQKLYEEWKKSKKKVSIGVVSPYAAQVVSIEEKLRYKYEKRDGFSVNVKSIDGFQGGEEDIIILSTVRSNSHGNVGFTSSHQRTNVALTRARHCLWILGNERTLARSDSIWKDLVFDARNRRCLFDADADKCLKKIIIDAKKGLEPLNDMVKGYSLLLKPVKWKILFSDNFRKSFGKLMDSRMKNVVVDFLRKLSGGWRPNDGNTDLKVLKIYKVEGLHVVCTVDIIKEFKYIQVLRIWDILPLKEIPKLRKELDSIFATYTNDHMNRCTTKHLEGNLEIPKCWASSQNIIQMHLKFYSLSPGMVDHLRFGREIDLPVNLSDEQMDAFLCSKSSFIIGRLGTGKTTILTMKLLQNEQSFRSASEGESNQVRNGEVVDDHEESKPTLLRQLFVTVNPKSCSVVKQHVSHVTSVPCDGNSSREINLDDVDITSESDVPDTFIHVPEKSYPLVITFHKFLMMLDETLGDSFFTRFHEAREDSHGNYISSRSVALQTFIRSRNVTFDRFCSLYWPHFDSNLKKKLDPSRVFTEIVYHIKGGEIPDGKLTYEGYSLLSEDCASTLTKQKRENVNTLFQAYEKMKTERREFDLGDLANDLHRRLKTKSYEGDQMDFIYIDEVQDLSIRQISLFKYICQNVDEGFSFAGDIVQNIARGIDFRLEDIRSMLYTEFLGTRTSGKQEKVDMFEIFQLKQNSRTHAGVLKLAQSVIDILYCYFAHSIDILEPESTLFYGEAPVLLNSGNDKNAIVKILGGTRTSKGFVGFGAEQVILVRDNYVKAEICEYVGKRALVLTIEECKGLEFQDVLLYNFFGSSPLKDQWSVIYGYMKEQDLLTEGLPHSFPSFKDSRHNVLCSELKQLYVAITRTRQRLWICENNEELSKPMFDYWKGRCLVKVRKLNDSVARAMQCGSSPQEWLERGKKLFYENVFAMATLCFEKAGDSMWETMAKASEFKASADKMRETNPKAASCYLREAGEMFESIGKLELAATCYSDLGDHERAGKIYLDKCGDINAAAECFLLAGCYSDAAEAYAKGDQFSNCLSVCRKGEVFDTGFQYIEYWKEHVHVRSKEIEQIEQDFLESCALSYYERKDNNSMMKFVRAFSSMESKRVFLRWLGCLKDLLLLEEESGHFLDAAELAGSWGDVLKEADLLEKAAHFEEATLLLLWYVFSNSLWGTGNKGWPLIPFAQKKSLCKKAKLLAKMDSDSFFSFVCSEVKVLSNHQSCLSELKKHLHSSQQHKSLRGVFLSIRKILDAHLQLNILKYDWEDELPIDISKYVEDMISQNQVSVRTLVFYFNLWKDNVMDIFQSLGGLENAEPNEHEGHVDFCLNYFGVRKQYVKGNIVYLLVNKDFDWVRNVSDDKGFHRDGEILTLDGKQLGLAIRSYWQSDLFSVGVKVLETLQSLYNLTLKGSSFHQSTSLLHIFEVSKFLLDCQYLNLTIDHMKTLQVFLGSSMIYFDYVFPLDWRNSVSRSLIALRESDLSMNLLEEVILQHLNIERDLTYWTTGRVMMICLSSKKSVAVKEKIIRGLQWNPLWKSFAEKFSEDGFNEVYVALTLQNALEDTYRAYWWFPGYMSPHSFVYLVDRLLFMASFSLGVFFTTKSTFVEWYTHFHMMSTPDSKQIFSKDIAHFLVGIVQHILYEKEETISWIGRSNIVATYYHPLIALKLVMIVSLISLQLLDCSQVIIDLLLGWNNIAYLLPKKFVGDLLRRWNGCNLNLNPDMVAEAFASIEDPLLIVSSGNATPRVHAPCAIFVDLRRSRMEIMSVLFPGETTHNPQRDKATTSEALREENHVEETSDEQSNGDHSLVELEVESQSSNSNTQDSGNKTRMGNSRRKKSQKNRGSNTQNTLATVLLDEQPCARESTTPPEAKNSWDDLTTLLERNNSWGDLTSFPEAKNSWDDHTTLQEGNSSWGDFTTLSEAKNSWDDLTTLQEGNNSCCDLKQASYASNMSRPKVELPDSTSGKRTGVQTTAERLQSSRRMVDAFSGQSVIGQEWKVVKKVGSEEKCVEEADDQHSNVGQSLLKSLLEKKTSDDSTQNAEIKKGKGKNNGKWIKKNKGSNSLGTFTTGDVHINDLSPVELMLEKQTSNEKSKDVEFKEGKGKNMEKWIQKNKVSNSVNTFNGDDNSNDHPPMELMLEKQTCNMNIQDAEINKGKGKSKLKKGSNSLNTFTTVLVDGHHCAGEDTTLQEANTTFNDLKQPSSAFDTSQLEVGLLVSKSGETTVPTFVEKLQSRAVVDGVFNYVGSESSNITEALQVDETDHDELSIGDHSPLELWLESQSSNDTTLDMENKKRKGKYVIGEDTTMCEENSAYNDQEPSSPFDRRINTLDAVKCGSFLGLAVAFLGIRMWRKT, from the exons TTGCAATAGTTCTATCCAGAGATTTGATCAAAGTCTTGTTTCTAAACTGAATGAATCCCAGAAAGCGGCAATTATGGCAGCAATTAGTAAAATGGAATGTTGTCATAAATCCTCTGTGGAACAAATATGGGGTCCACCTGGAACAGGGAAGACAATGACTGTAAGTGTGATGCTCTCTATCTTCTTGCAAATGAAGTGTAGGACACTTACATGTGCTCCAACTAATGTTGCCATAGTAGCAGTAGCTTCACGTGTTCTAAGCTTGGTAAAGGAATCATCTAAAACTGTAACTGCAAGTGGTGATTCGTTTTGTTCCATTGGAGATTTGCTATTGTTTGGCAACAAGGAGAGGTTGAAAGTTGGAAAAGACATTGAAGAAATCTATCTGGATCATCGAATTGAGAGGCTTACAGAGTGCCTTGGATCTCTGTCTGGTTGGAAGCATTGTATAAAATCTATGATTGATTTACTTGAAGATTGTGTTTCTCAATATCATGTTTTTGTAGAAAATGAATCGTTCAAGGAAGAACAACTCACAGatgaaaacaaaagtaaaaccaACAACTTGAAAATCAATTCATTCACGGAGTTTGTGCGAGTACGATTCAGTTCTTTTGTACTACCACTCAGAAAGTGCATTATCACATTCTGTACTCATATCCCAAGAAGTTTCATGAAGCCAGAAAATTTCCAAACTATGGtctctcttttggataatttAAGCTCTTTGGAATCTTTGTTGTCTAAAAAGAATCTGGTTTCGGATGAACTTGAGCACCTTTTTGTTTCTAAACCTTTGGAAGATGATTTTGTCAACTCAGGACACATGTCATCGATTAATTCTGTCAGAATCATGTCCCTTTCTCTTTTAAAAACTCTGCAGACATCTCTTGGAGGACTCAAGCTTCCAAATGGTTCCAGAGATGCAATAACACGGTTTTGTTATGAAAGAGCTTCTCTTATATTCTGCACAACTTCTACTTCCTATAAGTTGCAGAAATTTAAAATCGACCCTTTGAAGTTACTGGTTATAGATGAAGCTGCTCAGATGAAGGAGTCTGAAGCCATCATTCCCCTTCAAATTCCTGGAATGAAACATGCTATTCTCATTGGAGATGAGTGCCAGTTACCTGCAACGGTTAAAAGCAGT GTTTCTAGTGAATGCGGCTTGGGAAGAAGCTTATTTGAAAGATTGAGTTTGTTGGGTCATTCGAAGCATCTACTGAATGTTCAATACAGAATGCATCCTACAATAAGTTCCTTCCCAAATAGGAAGTTTTATCAAAATAAAATTCTGGATGCAGAAAATGTGACATGTAAAAGCTATGGAAGGCAATATCTTTCAGGACCGATGTTTGGTTCATATTCATTTATAAATATTGTTGGTGGAAGAGAAGAAGGTGATGATGTTGGGAGCAAAAGAAATATGGTTGAGGTGTCTATTGTGGTTAAGATAGTGCAGAAACTTTATGAAG AATGGAAAAAGTCCAAGAAAAAGGTTAGCATTGGTGTTGTATCTCCTTATGCTGCACAAGTTGTATCGATTGAAGAGAAACTTCGTTACAAGTATGAGAAACGTGATGGATTTTCAGTAAATGTAAAGTCAATCGATGGATTTCAGGGTGGAGAAGAAGATATCATAATTTTATCTACTGTAAGATCGAATAGCCATGGGAATGTCGGATTCACTTCTAGTCATCAAAGGACTAATGTTGCATTGACCAGAGCACG GCATTGTCTCTGGATATTGGGAAACGAAAGAACCCTGGCTCGTAGTGACTCGATATGGAAAGATTTAGTGTTTGATGCAAGGAATCGTCGTTGTTTGTTTGATGCTGATGCTGATAAATGCTTGAAGAAGATAATAATAGATGCAAAAAAAGGGCTAGAACCTCTTAATGATATGGTTAAGGGGTATAGCTTACTTCTTAAACCTGTCAAATGGAAG ATTCTCTTCAGCGATAATTTCAGAAAATCGTTTGGAAAACTGATGGATTCTCGCATGAAGAATGTAGTTGTAGATTTTCTACGGAAACTCTCTGGTGGATGGCGTCCCAATGATGGAAACACAGACTTAAAGGTTTTGAAAATATATAAGGTTGAAGGGCTCCATGTTGTTTGCACAGTTGATATCATCAAGGAGTTCAAGTACATACAGGTTTTAAGGATCTGGGATATACTACCTTTGAAGGAGAttccaaaattgagaaaagaACTTGACAGCATTTTTGCTACATACACAAATGATCATATGAATCGTTGCACAACGAAACATTTGGAGGG GAACTTGGAAATTCCCAAGTGTTGGGCGTCATCCCAAAATATCATCCAGATGCATTTGAAGTTCTACTCCTTATCACCTGGAATGGTGGACCATTTGCGTTTTGGTAGAGAAATTGATCTACCTGTGAATCTCTCTGATGAACAGATGGATGCATTTTTATGCTCCAAAAGTTCATTCATAATTGGACGATTAGGAACTGGAAAAACCACTATATTGACAATGAAGTTGTTACAAAATGAGCAGTCTTTTCGTTCTGCTTCTGAAGGAGAGAGCAACCAAGTCAGAAATGGCGAAGTTGTTGATGATCATGAAGAAAGCAAACCGACTCTTTTGCGACAGCTTTTTGTGACAGTCAACCCAAAATCGTGTTCTGTGGTGAAACAACATGTTTCCCACGTTACAAG TGTTCCATGTGATGGGAATTCATCAAGAGAGATTAATCTTGATGATGTGGATATAACATCAGAATCCGATGTGCCAGACACATTCATTCATGTCCCTGAGAAAAGTTATCCTCTTGTGATAACATTTCATAAGTTTCTGATGATGTTGGATGAAACATTGGGTGATTCATTCTTTACAAGATTTCATGAAGCAAGAGAAGACTCTCATGGTAACTATATAAGTTCAAGATCTGTTGCATTGCAAACTTTCATAAGATCAAGAAACGTTACATTTGACAGATTTTGTTCGCTTTACTGGCCCCACTTTGATTCGAATTTAAAAAAGAAGCTTGATCCTTCAAGAGTGTTCACCGAAATAGTTTATCATATAAAAGGAGGAGAAATTCCTGATGGAAAACTGACTTATGAAGGCTACTCTTTATTGTCTGAAGATTGTGCATCCactttaacaaaacaaaaaagagAGAATGTTAACACCCTCTTTCAAGCCTATGAAAAGATGAAAACAGAACGTAGGGAATTTGATTTGGGAGATTTAGCAAATGATCTTCATCGTCGACTTAAAACCAAGAGTTATGAAGGTGACCAAATGGACTTTATTTACATTGATGAAGTGCAAGATCTTAGTATTAGGCAAATTtctcttttcaaatatatttgcCAAAATGTTGATGAAGGATTTAGTTTTGCGGGTGATATTGTGCAAAACATTGCAAGAGGGATTGATTTTAGGCTTGAAGATATACGATCTATGCTCTATACCGAGTTTTTAGGAACCCGAACATCTGGAAAACAAGAGAAAGTTGATATGTTTGAGATCTTTCAACTGAAACAGAACTCCAGAACTCATGCTGGTGTGCTCAAATTAGCTCAGAGTGTCATTGACATTCTATACTGTTACTTTGCTCACTCAATTGACATTTTGGAGCCTGAGTCAACACTTTTTTATGGGGAGGCTCCTGTTTTGCTCAATTCTGGCAATGATAAAAACGCTATTGTGAAAATCCTTGGTGGCACAAGAACAAGTAAAGGATTTGTTGGCTTTGGTGCTGAACAGGTGATATTGGTACGTGATAATTATGTGAAGGCTGAGATTTGTGAATATGTTGGAAAGCGTGCTCTTGTTTTGACCATAGAAGAGTGCAAGGGTCTTGAGTTTCAG GATGTGTTGCTCTACAACTTTTTTGGGTCATCCCCTTTGAAAGACCAGTGGAGTGTTATATATGGTTACATGAAGGAACAAGATTTGCTTACTGAGGGACTTCCTCATTCATTCCCGAGCTTCAAGGATTCAAGACATAATGTATTGTGCTCTGAATTGAAACAGTTGTATGTCGCTATAACTAGGACAAGACAAAGGCTTTGGATATGTGAGAATAATGAGGAGCTATCCAAGCCAATGTTCGATTACTGGAAAGGAAGGTGCCTTGTTAAAGTAAGGAAGCTGAATGATTCAGTAGCACGGGCAATGCAATGTGGAAGCAGCCCTCAGGAGTGGCTGGAGCGTGGTAAAAAG CTTTTCTATGAGAATGTTTTCGCAATGGCTACATTGTGCTTCGAAAAAGCTGGAGATTCGATGTGGGAGACAATGGCCAAGGCTTCTGAATTCAAAGCATCTGCTGACAAGATGCGTGAAACGAATCCCAAAGCTGCTTCATGTTATCTTAGAGAAGCAGGTGAAATGTTCGAGTCCATTGGGAAACTGGAGCTAGCAGCTACTTGTTATTCTGATTTGGGAGACCATGAAAGAGCTG GAAAAATTTATTTGGATAAGTGTGGGGACATTAATGCAGCAGCAGAGTGTTTCTTGTTAGCAGGATGTTATAGTGATGCAGCAGAAGCTTATGCCAAGGGAGATCAGTTTTCTAACTGTCTGTCAGTTTGCAGAAAAGGGGAAGTTTTTGATACAGGTTTCCAGTATATAGAATATTGGAAAGAGCATGTTCATGTTCGAAGTAAAGAAATAGAACAAATTGAGCAAGATTTTCTGGAGAGTTGTGCTCTTAGTTACTACGAGCGCAAAGACAATAACTCCATGATGAAATTTGTCAGAGCTTTTTCTTCTATGGAATCAAAACGTGTTTTCTTGAGGTGGTTAGGCTGCCTTAAAGATCTTTTGCTGTTGGAAGAAGAATCAGGGCATTTTCTGGATGCTGCTGAGCTTGCAGGGTCATGGGGTGATGTTCTGAAAGAGGCTGATCTTTTGGAGAAGGCTGCTCATTTTGAGGAAGCAACATTGCTCCTACTGTGGTACGTGTTCTCTAACTCTTTATGGGGAACTGGAAACAAAGGTTGGCCATTGATCCCATTTGCTCAGAAGAAATCACTTTGTAAGAAAGCAAAGTTACTTGCAAAAATGGATTCGGAtagtttttttagttttgtttgtagTGAGGTTAAAGTACTCTCTAATCACCAGAGCTGCTTGTCTGAGCTGAAGAAGCATTTGCATTCTTCCCAGCAACACAAGAGTCTGAGGGGAGTATTCTTATCAATTAGAAAGAttttggatgctcatcttcagtTGAATATTTTAAAGTATGACTGGGAGGATGAGTTACCCATTGATATTAGTAAGTATGTAGAGGACATGATCTCTCAGAATCAAGTTTCTGTTAGAACTCtggttttttattttaatctCTGGAAGGACAACGTCATGGATATCTTCCAGAGTCTTGGAGGACTTGAGAATGCAGAACCAAATGAGCATGAGGGTCATGTTGATTTCTGTTTAAATTATTTTGGTGTGAGGAAACAATATGTAAAAGGAAACATTGTTTACTTGTTAGTCAACAAGGATTTTGATTGGGTAAGAAATGTTAGCGATGACAAGGGGTTTCATAGGGATGGAGAAATTCTAACTTTAGATGGCAAGCAGTTGGGGCTTGCTATTCGGTCATATTGGCAGTCAGATTTATTTTCTGTGGGTGTGAAGGTGCTTGAAACTCTTCAATCTCTCTATAATTTGACTCTAAagggttcttcatttcaccaaagCACGTCTCTTCTTCACATTTTTGAGGTATCCAAGTTTCTTTTAGACTGCCAGTATCTCAACCTCACAATTGATCATATGAAGACTTTGCAAGTTTTTCTTGGAAGCTCTATGATATATTTTGACTATGTGTTTCCATTAGACTGGCGAAATTCAGTCTCCAGGAGCTTGATTGCCTTAAGGGAGAGTGATCTTTCAATGAACTTGCTGGAGGAAGTTATTCTTCAGCACCTCAACATTGAACGTGACCTCACCTATTGGACAACTGGGAGAGTGATGATGATATGTCTTAGTTCCAAAAAATCTGTTGCAGTTAAGGAGAAGATTATTAGGGGTCTTCAATGGAATCCCTTATGGAAGTCATTTGCTGAGAAATTTTCGGAAGATGGCTTCAATGAGGTTTATGTTGCTCTAACACTCCAGAATGCTCTGGAAGATACTTATAGAGCTTACTGGTGGTTTCCTGGCTACATGTCACCTCACAGTTTTGTGTATCTCGTGGATCGTCTTCTTTTCATGGCATCTTTCTCGTTAGGAGTCTTTTTCACTACAAAATCTACTTTTGTTGAATGGTATACTCATTTTCACATGATGTCTACTCCAGATTCAAAACAGATATTTTCGAAGGATATCGCACACTTTCTTGTTGGAATAGTTCAGCACATTCTCTACGAAAAAGAGGAAACCATATCATGGATTGGACGATCTAACATTGTTGCGACTTATTACCATCCACtgatagcattgaaattggttatgatagtttctttaatttccttgCAGTTATTAGATTGTTCCCAAGTAATAATTGATTTGCTGTTGGGGTGGAACAATATTGCTTATTTGCTTCCCAAGAAGTTTGTAGGTGATCTTCTAAGGAGATGGAACGGTTGTAACTTGAATTTAAATCCAGATATGGTTGCAGAAGCATTTGCAAGCATAGAAGATCCTCTTCTAATTGTGAGTTCAGGAAATGCAACTCCAAGAGTCCATGCTCCATGTGCAATATTTGTGGACCTAAGGAGGTCTAGAATGGAAATAATGAGTGTATTGTTCCCAGGTGAAACTACACATAATCCCCAGAGAGACAAAGCTACAACAAGTGAGGCTCTTCGGGAGGAGAATCATGTTGAGGAAACTAGCGATGAACAAAGCAACGGTGACCATTCACTGGTGGAATTGGAGGTAGAAAGTCAAAGCAGCAACAGTAACACTCAGGATTCAGGAAACAAAACAAGGATGGGAAATAGCAGAAGGAAGAAGAGTCAAAAAAACAGAGGCAGCAACACTCAAAATACATTAGCTACTGTTTTATTGGATGAACAACCTTGTGCCAGAGAAAGTACAACTCCACCTGAAGCAAAAAACTCATGGGATGACCTTACAACTCTACTTGAAAGAAACAACTCATGGGGTGACCTTACATCTTTTCCGGAAGCAAAAAACTCATGGGATGACCATACAACTCTACAGGAAGGAAACAGCTCATGGGGTGACTTTACAACTCTATCTGAAGCAAAAAACTCATGGGATGACCTTACAACTCTACAGGAAGGAAACAACTCATGCTGTGACCTGAAGCAGGCTTCTTACGCATCTAATATGAG TCGACCCAAAGTGGAGCTTCCAGATTCTACTAGTGGAAAAAGAACTGGTGTCCAAACAACTGCAGAGAGGCTGCAAAGTAGCAGGAGAATGGTAGATGCTTTCTCTGGTCAATCTGTCATTGGTCAGGAATGGAAGGTTGTTAAAAAGGTGGGTTCAGAGGAGAAGTGTGTGGAGGAAGCTGATGATCAACACAGCAATGTTGGTCAATCACTGCTGAAATCGTTGTTAGAAAAGAAAACCAGTGATGATAGCACTCAGAATGCAGAAATCAagaaagggaagggaaagaacAACGGGAAGTGGATTAAGAAGAACAAAGGTAGCAATAGTTTAGGTACATTTACTACTGGTGATGTACATATCAATGATCTTTCACCGGTGGAATTGATGCTAGAAAAACAAACCAGCAATGAGAAGTCTAAGGATGTTGAATTTAAGGAAGGGAAGGGTAAGAACATGGAGAAATGGATTCAAAAGAACAAAGTTAGCAACAGTGTAAATACATTTAATGGTGATGACAATAGCAATGATCATCCACCGATGGAACTGATGCTAGAAAAACAAACCTGCAATATGAACATTCAGGATGCGGAAATCAATAAAGGTAAAGGGAAAAGTAAATTGAAGAAAGGCAGCAACAGTCTAAATACATTTACTACTGTTCTTGTGGATGGACATCACTGTGCTGGAGAAGATACAACTCTGCAGGAAGCAAACACCACATTCAATGACCTGAAGCAACCTTCTTCTGCATTCGATACAAG TCAACTCGAAGTGGGTCTTCTAGTTTCTAAGAGTGGTGAAACAACTGTGCCAACATTTGTGGAGAAGCTGCAAAGTAGAGCAGTGGTAGATGGTGTCTTTAATTATGTGGGTTCAGAGAGCAGCAACATAACTGAGGCTCTTCAGGTGGATGAAACTGATCATGATGAACTCAGCATTGGTGATCATTCACCTCTGGAATTGTGGTTAGAAAGCCAAAGCAGCAATGATACAACTCTGGATATGGAAAACAAGAAAAGGAAGGGAAAATATGTTATTGGAGAAGATACAACTATGTGTGAAGAAAATAGTGCATACAATGACCAGGAGCCATCTTCTCCTTTTGATAGGAG GATAAATACATTGGACGCTGTGAAATGTGGTAGCTTTCTAGGTTTGGCGGTAGCATTCTTGGGAATTCGCATGTGGAGGAAAACTTGA